The segment TCCGATACCATCTGCTGCGGGATATTGTGGATCAGATGATCTCGTGCTGCGAAGGCATGAGATATTAGGCGGAGCAAGATGGGGTCAACCTCGCAAGTCGCCGAACCCCGATCGGGAGCGATCGCGAGTTTCCGTTCGATACCCCTCGATACCAGCTTGGCATCGATGCTGAACCTGTGCCGTTCTTCATGGTCATTGAGGAGCAGGTCTATAGCGAGGGTGTCAGCCGTTACCTGCACTTTCACATCAAGCTCCAGCAGCAACTTTCGTTTGTCGGCAATGCTCATTGATGGGAGGTCGGCCAGCAGCTGATCGTTTTGACCAATCAGTCCTGCCAAAGTTTCTGCATCTTTGCCATCGGCCAAGGGAAGCGAAGCAAGTTCTTTGGCAATCGCATTCATCACGATCCGTTCGATCTCACCGCACGGCATCCTCCAGACCGTGTTCTTCTTTTCGCCTGGCTCCAGGCGGGTTGCATAATAGCGGTAGAGCCTTTCTCCCTTTCTAGCCTGAGAAGGAGACATTGGCCTGCCTTCG is part of the Candidatus Obscuribacterales bacterium genome and harbors:
- a CDS encoding recombinase family protein, producing VLLSFAQFEREVTGERIRDKIAASKKKGMWMGGPVPIGYDLDERRLVINDTEAKTVRHMFQRYTILKSVPQLVDELAADGYRTKPRLYKGERIVGDIPFRAGSLTKLLHNPIYIGKVRHKDSIYDGEHDPIIDQALFDEVQSIFATNRRDNALGKKSENPSLLTGLISDPEGRPMSPSQARKGERLYRYYATRLEPGEKKNTVWRMPCGEIERIVMNAIAKELASLPLADGKDAETLAGLIGQNDQLLADLPSMSIADKRKLLLELDVKVQVTADTLAIDLLLNDHEERHRFSIDAKLVSRGIERKLAIAPDRGSATCEVDPILLRLISHAFAARDHLIHNIPQQMVS